From Penicillium psychrofluorescens genome assembly, chromosome: 6, one genomic window encodes:
- a CDS encoding uncharacterized protein (ID:PFLUO_009543-T1.cds;~source:funannotate): MAALVDTARPAWVSDADLLQARAALQHQQNPEISAPREFISLIVEELIHRRESQSSLADIELECSQLRKELRKHTHVNEAFQKELGEIGEIITQVAHGDLSQRARLHPLEISPDIATFKQTINTMMDQLQVFSQEVSKVAREVGTEGILGGQANITGVNGIWRELTENVNIMASNLTDQVREIAAVTTAVAHGDLSQKIERQAKGEIYQLQKTINSMVDQLREFAQEVTKIAKDVGFYGKLGGQAVVHGVEGIWEDLTNNVNTMANRLTTQVREIADVTTAVAKGDLTKKVTADVNGEILDLKLTINAMVDRLNQFAFEVSRVAREVGTDGTLGGQAQVENVEGLWRDLTDNVNTMAQNLTEQVRQISNVTQAIARGDLSTKIEVHAQGEILTLKETINSMLDGLERFAKENKAVARDVGVEGKMGGQADVAGMHGLWRDITNDVNIMAENLTSQVRAFGEITDAATSGDFSKLITVSASGEMDELKQKINKMISNLRDSIQRNTAAREAAELANRTKTEFLANMSHEIRTPMNGIIGMTELALDTDDLAQPVRETLNLVHNLAISLLTIIDDILDISKIETNHMIIERAPFSVGATVFGVLKALTVETNEKALNLSYTVDGNVPDFVIGDAFRLRQVMLNLVGNAVKFTENGEIRVAIRRVEDRKYSPGECAFAFSVNDPGIGIEQSKLGLIFDKFQQADGSMTRRFGGTGLGLAISKRLVNLMGGSIWVTSKVGQGSTFTFTCCTKEAQPPVGFSEQLLPFRNSRVLFLDNGQAPETPVGQMLVELGLDAVIVTNNGDLTPGHFQDERGCAFDAILADSVETAASIRDCPGFRYIPLVLVAPVVSVTAKLAGELGITSYVTTPCRLIDLWSGIFPALGNRPRRTPSGYGRALAILLAEDNDVNQKVAVRILEKYKHNVTVVADGQQAVKEVKHNRYDVILMDIQMPVMGGFEATARIRQHEKINDLPRTPIVALTAHAMMGDRERCIEAGMDDYLPKPLDQDRMMQTILRCSTMNNSFVTAA, from the coding sequence ATGGCCGCGCTGGTGGATACCGCTCGCCCGGCATGGGTCAGCGATGCCGATCTTCTTCAAGCGCGCGCGGCGCTGCAGCATCAACAGAATCCTGAGATCTCGGCACCGCGAGAGTTCATCTCCCTGATCGTCGAGGAGCTCATCCACCGCCGTGAGTCCCAGTCCTCTCTGGCCGATATTGAACTCGAATGTTCGCAACTGCGCAAGGAACTCCGCAAGCACACTCATGTCAATGAAGCCTTCCAGAAGGAACTGGGCGAGATTGGAGAAATCATCACCCAGGTCGCCCATGGAGACCTCTCCCAGCGCGCTCGGCTGCATCCCCTGGAGATCTCCCCCGACATTGCAACGTTCAAGCAGACGATCAACACCATGATGGATCAATTACAAGTCTTCAGCCAGGAGGTCTCCAAGGTCGCTCGCGAGGTCGGGACAGAGGGGATCCTGGGTGGCCAAGCCAACATCACTGGGGTGAATGGAATTTGGCGGGAGTTGACCGAGAACGTGAATATCATGGCGAGCAACCTCACCGACCAAGTCCGCGAGATTGCTGCCGTGACCACCGCGGTCGCTCATGGTGATCTCAGTCAGAAGATCGAGCGGCAGGCCAAGGGTGAAATCTACCAACTCCAAAAGACGATCAACTCCATGGTGGATCAGCTGCGTGAATTCGCCCAGGAAGTCAccaagatcgccaaggatgtGGGATTCTACGGCAAGCTGGGCGGGCAAGCAGTTGTGCATGGGGTCGAAGGTATCTGGGAGGACCTGACCAATAACGTCAACACCATGGCAAATAGGCTCACAACCCAAGTCCGAGAGATCGCTGATGTGACGACCGCTGTGGCTAAAGGTGATCTGACCAAAAAGGTGACGGCAGATGTGAATGGGGAGATCCTGGATTTGAAACTGACCATCAATGCCATGGTTGATCGTCTCAACCAATTTGCATTTGAAGTCAGTCGCGTGGCGCGTGAAGTCGGCACTGACGGAACCCTGGGTGGTCAGGCCCAAGTCGAAAATGTGGAGGGTCTCTGGCGAGACTTGACAGACAATGTGAATACCATGGCCCAAAATCTGACCGAGCAGGTCCGCCAGATCTCCAACGTGACCCAAGCAATTGCCCGAGGTGACCTAAGTACCAAAATCGAGGTCCACGCTCAAGGTGAAATCCTCACACTCAAAGAGACGATCAACAGCATGCTTGATGGTCTGGAGCGATTTGCCAAGGAAAATAAGGCCGTCGCCAGGGACGTCGGCGTGGAGGGCAAAATGGGCGGCCAAGCCGATGTTGCAGGGATGCATGGTCTGTGGCGTGATATCACCAACGATGTGAATATCATGGCCGAGAACCTCACGTCTCAGGTTCGGGCCTTTGGCGAAATCACAGACGCCGCGACCAGTGGTGATTTCAGCAAATTGATCACCGTCTCTGCGTCgggcgagatggacgagTTGAAACAGAAGATTAACAAAATGATCTCCAACTTGCGTGACAGCATCCAACGCAACACGGCGGCTCGAgaggctgctgagctggcTAATCGCACCAAGACCGAGTTTCTCGCCAATATGAGCCACGAGATTCGAACACCCATGAACGGAATCATTGGGATGACtgagctcgccctcgacaccGATGATCTGGCGCAGCCTGTGCGCGAAACTCTGAACTTGGTTCACAATCTTGCCATCAGTCTCTTGACTATCATCGATGATATTCTCGATATTTCCAAGATTGAAACCAACCACATGATTATTGAGCGAGCCCCGTTCAGTGTTGGAGCTACAGTGTTTGGCGTCTTGAAGGCCCTGACGGTAGAGACAAACGAGAAAGCGTTAAATCTGTCATACACTGTGGATGGAAATGTTCCGGACTTTGTGATTGGGGATGCATTCCGGCTGCGACAGGTGATGTTGAATCTCGTTGGGAACGCGGTCAAGTTCACCGAGAACGGAGAGATTCGGGTCGCCATCAGGCGCGTGGAGGACAGGAAGTACAGTCCAGGTGAATGTGCCTTCGCGTTCTCAGTGAACGACCCAGGGATTGGAATCGAACAAAGCAAGCTCGGGCTCATCTTTGACAAATTCCAGCAGGCCGATGGGTCGATGACTCGCCGCTTTGGGGGCACGGGTCTTGGGCTCGCGATATCAAAACGCCTGGTCAACCTGATGGGTGGCAGCATCTGGGTCACTTCCAAGGTGGGCCAAGGCAGCACGTTTACATTCACCTGTTGCACGAAGGAAGCCCAGCCGCCGGTGGGATTCAGCGAGCAACTCCTCCCATTCCGAAACAGTCGGGTTTTATTCTTGGACAACGGCCAAGCACCTGAAACGCCGGTTGGGCAGATGTTGGTCGAACTGGGACTTGACGCCGTGATCGTGACCAACAATGGCGATCTCACCCCAGGCCACTTCCAAGACGAACGGGGATGTGCCTTCGACGCCATCTTGGCTGACAGCGTCGAGACGGCGGCAAGCATACGAGACTGTCCCGGCTTCCGGTACATTCCACTGGTGCTGGTAGCACCCGTCGTGTCGGTAACAGCCAAATTAGCCGGCGAACTCGGCATAACCTCCTACGTCACAACGCCCTGCCGACTAATCGACCTCTGGAGCGGAATCTTCCCCGCCCTGGGAAATCGTCCCAGGCGCACACCCTCCGGATACGGACGCGCCCTCGCGATCCTCCTCGCAGAAGACAACGACGTGAATCAAAAGGTCGCCGTGCGCATTCTGGAGAAGTACAAACACAACGTGACCGTCGTAGCAGATGGCCAGCAAGCCGTCAAAGAAGTCAAGCACAACCGGTACGACGTGATACTCATGGACATCCAGATGCCGGTGATGGGCGGTTTCGAGGCAACTGCGCGGATCAGACAGCATGAGAAGATCAACGATTTACCACGCACGCCGATCGTGGCGCTCACAGCGCATGCTATGATGGGTGATCGCGAAAGATGTATCGAAGCTGGCATGGATGATTATCTCCCTAAGCCTTTGGATCAGGATCGTATGATGCAGACTATTCTGAGGTGCTCGACGATGAATAATTCGTTTGTGACGGCTGCTTAG
- a CDS encoding uncharacterized protein (ID:PFLUO_009544-T1.cds;~source:funannotate) yields the protein MQRALSSRASVLSAASKRAPFYRSGLNLQQQRFAHKELKFGVEARANLLKGVDTLAKAVTSTLGPKGRNVLIESPYGSPKITKDGVTVARAIQLQDKFENLGARLLQDVASKTNEVAGDGTTTATVLARAIFSETVKNVAAGCNPMDLRRGIQAAVDAVVDYLQQNKRPITTGEEIAQVATISANGDTQIGKLISTAMEKVGKEGVITVKEGKTLEDELEVTEGMRFDRGYTSPYFITDPKSQKVEFEKPLILLSEKKISAVQDILPALEASTTLRRPLVIIAEDIEGEALAVCILNKLRGQLQVAAVKAPGFGDNRKSILGDLGVLTNGTVFTDELDIKLEKLTPDMLGSTGSITITKEDTIVLNGEGSKDSIAQRCEQIRGVMADPTTSEYEKEKLQERLAKLSGGVAVIKVGGSSEVEVGEKKDRVVDALNATRAAVEEGILPGGGTALLKASANGLGNVKPDNFDQQLGVNIIKSAITRPARTIVENAGLEGSVIVGKLTDEFGKDFNRGYDSSKSEYVDMIASGIVDPLKVVRTALVDASGVASLLGTTEVAIVEAPEEKGPAPAGGMGGMGGMGGMGGMGGGMF from the exons ATGCAGCGCGCTCTCTCTAGCCGGGCTTCGGTCCTGTCTGCCGCTTCCAAGCGCGCCCCTTTCTATCGCTCTGGACTGAacctccagcagcagcgtTTTGCTCACAAG GAGCTCAAGTTCGGCGTCGAGGCTCGCGCCAACCTCCTCAAGGGTGTCGACActctggccaaggccgttACCTCGACTCTCGGTCCCAAGGGTCGCAACGTGCTGATTGAGTCGCCGTACGGCTCTCCCAAGATCACCAAGG ATGGTGTGACGGTCGCCCGGGCCATCCAGCTCCAGGACAAGTTCGAGAACCTCGGTGCCCGCCTTCTCCAGGACGTTGCCTCCAAGACCAACGAGGTCGCTGGTGATGGTACCACCACCGCTACCGTCCTGGCCCGtgccatcttctccgagaCCGTCAAGAACGTCGCGGCTGGCTGCAACCCCATGGACCTGCGCCGTGGTATCCAGGCTGCCGTCGATGCCGTCGTTGACTACCTCCAGCAGAACAAGCGTCCTATCACCACCGGAGAGGAGATCGCCCAGGTGgccaccatctccgccaacggCGACACCCAGATCGGTAAGctcatctccaccgccatggagaaggtcGGCAAGGAAGGTGTCATTACCGTGAAGGAGGGCAAGACTCtggaggacgagctggaaGTTACCGAGGGTATGCGCTTCGACCGTGGCTACACCTCCCCCTACTTCATCACCGACCCCAAGTCCCAGAAGGTCGAGTTCGAGAAGCCCCTGATCCTGCTctccgagaagaagatctccGCCGTGCAGGACATTCTTCCCGCCCTGGAGGCCTCGACCACCCTGCGCCGTCCCCTGGTCATCATTGCCGAGGATATTGAGGGTGAGGCTCTGGCTGTCTGCATCCTGAACAAGCTGCGTGGCCAGCTCCAGGTCGCTGCCGTCAAGGCCCCCGGCTTCGGTGACAACCGCAAGAGCATCCTGGGTGACCTGGGTGTTCTGACCAACGGTACCGTCTTCACCGACGAGCTTGACATCAAGCTTGAGAAGCTCACCCCCGACATGCTCGGCTCCACCGGttccatcaccatcaccaagGAGGACACCATTGTCCTCaacggcgagggcagcaAGGACTCGATCGCCCAGCGCTGCGAACAGATCCGCGGCGTTATGGCCGACCCGACCACCTCCGAGtacgagaaggagaagctccAGGAGCGCCTGGCCAAGCTCTCCGGTGGTGTGGCCGTCATCAAGGTCGGCGGTTCCtccgaggtcgaggttggcgagaagaaggaccgcGTTGTGGACGCCCTGAACGCCAcccgcgccgccgtcgaggagGGTATCCTGCCCGGTGGTGGTACTGCTCTGCTCAAGGCCTCTGCCAACGGCCTGGGGAACGTCAAGCCCGACAACTTTGACCAGCAGTTGGGTGTCAACATCATCAAGAGCGCCATCACCCGGCCGGCCCGCACCATTGTCGAGAACGCCGGCCTGGAGGGCAGCGTCATTGTCGGCAAGCTGACCGACGAGTTCGGCAAGGACTTCAACCGCGGCTACGACAGCTCCAAGAGCGAGTACGTCGACATGATCGCCAGCGGTATTGTCGACCCGCTCAAGGTGGTGCGCACCGCCCTGGTGGACGCCAGCGGTGTCGCCTCGCTGCTTGGCACTACCGAGgtcgccatcgtcgaggcacccgaggagaagggccCTGCGCCCGCCGGTGGCATGGGCGGCATGGGTGGTATGGGCGGTATGGGTGGCATGGGTGGCGGCATGTTCTAA
- a CDS encoding uncharacterized protein (ID:PFLUO_009545-T1.cds;~source:funannotate), translated as MGGGTLQGKPDEGDASKNSSNQGQPDKEGTKAKRQLKRWTEDDSTILLLCLQFKCNQESIKLPWTEVAKLIPGPVTESSIIQHLAKLRTRRIAEDKWIPPPLKRSAATAESKKAGTRKKTTAKKTKTKQTDETDDNEDEFDHEAITDKKAKDTATKHRKDASDRKQTKDTASKSRGQKRRNDSRNDSDPEFEPTSSRRRRPAPTRKDTAAKGKKTKDDARTKTGDSKGDNESDEECEKRLLCVGAPFLRFEDPCTPKSESIDSTDSIVSRESARSSPAKEETSSKVLRLKVPRISDMLNPADPVSNNNASIVDYPVARAEQPGIPDDPWLYQLPVPGRTTRYVRHDINPYVPHPNLSTVNMPMMASSWSNLSTQYPQYSSVGTDMSSLTLPPITSTNRHWSHGLPNGFANHDDNAGQGQQDLADSSFSTSGLNADFSTPDFWA; from the exons ATGGGCGGAGGGACTCTCCAAGGCAAGCCCGACGAGGGCGATGCCAGCAAGAACAGCTCCAACCAAGGCCAGCCTGACAAGGAGGGCACGAAGGCCAAGCGACAGCTGAAGCGCTGGACCG AGGATGACAGCACCATACTCCTGTTATGCCTGCAATTTAAGTGCAATCAAGAGAGTATCAAGCTGCCGTGGACCGAGGTTGCCAAGCTGATTCCCGGCCCTGTCACTGAGAGTTCGATCATCCAGCACCTGGCCAAGCTCCGGACCCGCCGTATTGCTGAGGATAAGTGGATTCCACCGCCTCTCAAGCGTTCGGCAGCCACTGcggagagcaagaaggctgGAACTCGCAAGAAGACCACTGCAAAGAAaaccaagaccaagcagACCGACGAGACTGATGACAATGAGGATGAGTTTGACCATGAAGCCATCACGgacaagaaggccaaagaTACCGCCACCAAGCACCGCAAGGACGCCTCCGATCGCaagcagaccaaggataCCGCGAGCAAGTCTCGTGGTCAAAAGCGCCGCAATGATTCTCGCAATGACTCCGACCCCGAGTTTGAGCCCACCTCATcccgccgccgtcgcccagCCCCGACGCGCAAGGACACAGCCGCCAAGGGAAAAAAGACTAAGGATGATGCCAGGACCAAGACAGGCGATTCTAAGGGTGACAATGAGTCGGATGAGGAGTGCGAGAAGCGTCTGCTGTGCGTGGGAGCCCCTTTCCTTCGCTTTGAAGACCCTTGCACTCCAAAGAGTGAGTCGATTGACTCCACTGACTCGATTGTTTCCAGAGAATCTGCTAGATCCAGCCCGGCAAAAGAGGAGACATCCAGCAAGGTCCTTCGCCTGAAGGTCCCTCGAATCTCCGATATGCTCAACCCCGCAGATCCTGTGTCCAATAACAATGCCTCCATCGTCGATTACCCGGTCGCCAGAGCCGAGCAGCCTGGGATCCCGGATGACCCCTGGTTGTATCAGCTCCCGGTTCCTGGCCGCACGACGCGGTATGTCCGTCACGATATCAACCCGTATGTTCCCCACCCGAATCTATCCACTGTCAACATGCCCATGATGGCTTCATCTTGGAGCAATCTGAGCACTCAGTACCCGCAGTACTCCTCGGTTGGCACGGACATGTCTTCCCTCACTCTGCCGCCCATTACCAGCACCAATCGCCACTGGTCTCACGGACTGCCGAACGGGTTCGCCAACCACGATGACAATGCGGGCCAGGGTCAGCAAGATCTTGCCGACAGTAGCTTCTCAACATCTGGTCTCAATGCCGACTTCAGCACTCCGGATTTCTGGGCATAA
- a CDS encoding uncharacterized protein (ID:PFLUO_009546-T1.cds;~source:funannotate) has protein sequence MTAAWKAAGLTYNRYLAIAGRTLRRSLKEGPRLQAERRGQMDLRFAKWENGKQGEPQSLAQANNAAIAQQAEK, from the exons ATGACTGCTGCCTGGAAAGCCGCTGGCTTGAC CTACAACCGCTACCTGGCGATTGCCGGGCGCACCCTGCGCCGGTCGCTCAAGGAAGGCCCCCGTCTTCAGGCGGAGCGCCGTGGCCAGATGGATCTGCGCTTTGCCAAGTGGGAG AACGGCAAGCAGGGTGAGCCCCAGTCGCTCGCCCAGGCCAACAACGCCGCCAttgcccagcaggccgagaAATAG
- a CDS encoding uncharacterized protein (ID:PFLUO_009547-T1.cds;~source:funannotate), whose product MLPNNEVRVPQPRVAQPAWDITAEFTEAAAKIKSGKLVKDELFTLFEAVGALEIMDSKMDSGYIAPGENQAQALEDDYDVRRELTPAEVVGLMDELLCHEMAWHMGHPLSQTLFTSIYLDKLLWPVPRTVEDAQFDRTRPATDLPLVNLVLRSYCLALVKACDFVHSRVAAEYFFEEEDFVTQLYNRNLLSVFDPSHFERLLDQAIDWINKEAEMDEKLRDAIRSRLVFRREFLLALDRDLDVLESRSTVNFVSCLSQLELLTDSVALGKSVPEAFSLKIQRKLASTVPPRPIVHISHEDALAHLKRLCQDAIDMQHMLDYHGPSNFKTAVWTLLSRKPQPSVYIRCLLQALIISDMTILGAVSVKQFLYDDIAELVLPSSILLQANTDEVELPTDPRFQIAQHMEGFVKRFAQPFVDTVRCACLNRCRIRRTLCHTVVDWDNLQMEAEDLDAQLRTLTSERPVPIPSGEPTYSYPLSSWAYHQKLIQLRLVLQMGFELSIYSPEELPGMYWYLSHICTTHLGHLDRIRTFTVAARKRDLMATSSRPDTSSQPSSAFHQSFRSLERLTTHLIAIDAFSIALHALYVLLARHQLLSPASSPQAYSSEKLRYELRMKPFIPVSLPELVPFQAFQKEANLEGDSDMTVLERASNAIAEARRAWETTLANGAFIEDPSSRTPLPSTTIEEDWKRDVKDTMRACIGTSLAIETIKKALAGPTEMATLEVAIPDAGSKARWHDWWVVPQVSEKKRN is encoded by the exons ATGCTGCCCAACAACGAGGTCCGCGTTCCTCAGCCGCGGGTTGCGCAGCCCGCCTGGGACATCACCGCCGAGTTTACCGAAGCCGCCGCAA AGATCAAATCCGGGAAGCTCGTCAAGGATGAGCTCTTTACGCTTTTTGAGGCCGTCGGGGCCTTGGAG ATTATGGACTCAAAAATGGACAGCGGTTACATCGCCCCCGGAGAAAACCAAgcgcaggcgctggaggatgaCTACGATGTGCGGCGCGAGTTGACACCCGCGGAGGTTGTGGGGTTGATGGATGAGTTGCTCTGCCATGAG ATGGCATGGCATATGGGTCATCCGTTGTCGCAGACGCTCTTCACATCCATCTACCTCGATAAGCTCCTGTGGCCGGTGCCTAGGACCGTCGAAGATGCCCAATTCGATCGCACGCGGCCCGCGACCGATCTACCGCTGGTGAACCTGGTCCTCCGGTCTTATTGTTTGGCGTTGGTCAAGGCTTGCGATTTTGTCCATTCACGAGTGGCGGCCGAATACTTCTTTGAG GAAGAAGACTTTGTTACCCAGCTTTACAACCGGAACCTCTTGAGCGTATTCGACCCGTCACATTTTGAGCGACTGTTGGACCAGGCGATTGATTGGATTAACAAAGAAgccgagatggacgagaagctCCGAGATGCGATTCGGAGCCGATTAGTGTTCCGCCGCGAGTTTCTATTGGCCCTAGACCGGGATCTGGACGTACTAGAGAGTCGCTCGACTGTCAATTTTGTGTCGTGTCTTTCGCAATTGGAACTCCTAACTGACTCGGTGGCTCTGGGCAAGTCCGTACCAGAGGCGTTCAGCCTAAAGATCCAGCGGAAGCTCGCCAGCACTGTGCCTCCTCGACCAATCGTGCACATCAGCCATGAAGATGCGCTGGCTCACTTGAAACGACTCTGTCAGGATGCTATTGATATGCAGCATATGCTCGACTACCACGGCCCTAGCAACTTCAAG ACTGCTGTGTGGACACTATTATCACGCAAACCACAGCCGTCGGTTTACATCCGCTGTCTCCTTCAGGCCCTGATTATCAGTGACATGACAATCCTGGGGGCGGTCTCCGTCAAGCAATTCCTGTATGATGACATTGCAGAGCTTGTCTTGCCATCCAGTATCCTGTTGCAGGCCAACACCGACGAGGTTGAGCTGCCCACCGATCCTCGGTTCCAAATCGCCCAGCACATGGAAGGATTTGTGAAGCGATTTGCTCAGCCATTCGTGGACACCGTACGATGCGCCTGTCTCAATCGGTGTCGCATTCGCAGGACCCTGTGCCACACCGTGGTGGATTGGGACAACCTGCAAATGGAGGCTGAAGATCTCGACGCTCAGCTCCGCACCCTGACCTCTGAACGACCCGTCCCGATCCCAAGCGGCGAACCGACCTACTCCTACCCGCTCAGCAGCTGGGCGTATCACCAGAAACTGATACAGCTTCGGCTCGTCCTCCAAATGGGATTCGAGCTGTCCATTTACTCCCCCGAGGAGCTTCCGGGGATGTACTGGTACCTGTCCCATATCTGTACCACCCACCTAGGTCATCTCGACCGAATCCGCACAttcaccgtcgccgcccGCAAACGCGATCTGATGGCCACCAGTAGCCGCCCGGACACCTCCTCTCAGCCATCTTCTGCCTTCCACCAATCATTCCGCAGTCTCGAGAGACTGACTACTCACCTGATTGCCATCGATGCATTTTCTATCGCTTTGCATGCACTATATGTGCTACTGGCCCGCCACCAGCTTTTATCGCCTGCTTCATCTCCGCAAGCGTACTCGAGCGAGAAACTACGCTACGAGCTTCGCATGAAGCCTTTTATCCCGGTGTCTCTCCCTGAGCTGGTCCCCTTCCAAGCATTCCAGAAGGAAGCCAACCTGGAGGGTGATTCCGACATGACTGTTCTGGAGCGTGCCTCCAATGCCATCGCGGAGGCCCGCCGGGCATGGGAAACCACCCTCGCCAACGGCGCATTTATAGAGGATCCTTCGTCCCGGACTCCGTTGCCTTCTACGACGATCGAAGAGGACTGGAAACGCGACGTCAAGGATACCATGCGCGCGTGTATTGGGACTAGCCTGGCTATTGAGACGATCAAGAAGGCGCTGGCGGGCCCGACCGAGATGGCGACGCTGGAAGTGGCCATCCCCGACGCAGGCTCCAAGGCCCGATGGCATGACTGGTGGGTGGTACCGCAGGtgagcgagaagaagaggaattAG
- a CDS encoding uncharacterized protein (ID:PFLUO_009548-T1.cds;~source:funannotate) — MPIYPIRRRPRECKTCLACRASKVRCDRNLPCSNCVKRNFNCSYSSRPPPNKPAITYASATETSTPSQPFSFSTSYQSSRQQSRPPPPPEHRYDPYTEPSGGPVSTDDGEVVDISQSEWDEINTKTVAMEQLLGSLQSLFNAHPAKNSDRASDVETRGSGLLKSGPVHFGSRSVLADLLDKSKRSEDMAQALPQDELLAELALGNESAAYPFVDLWSSDPVTFNIAGVCAILPDDEQCRRFLGFYKDIGAVLYPVLPDLSELERNMNRLLEGRRRDEGVYRSNNESLVKPFGMSLHFLSLLFAVLAAGCQLSDLSDRDRELTSWVYVSCAYQCLRMLNYVSQPSVEVVQILLIIGNVLSYNMNAGASYTMLGMTERMCMVLGLHVESTGYSFAEQAIRRRVWWAMAFQNSHFSLAYDRPSITMVSQPEIPFSSKSMPGHRTYFETLCQIVSLALEILRSRMRPESSHSPFHEIREYKQRIQRTLAEASPHLRYREQCRTLGEHIERTDLRLHSSYLLSLLCRVSLDHHAHLDGQRRSIIREDCIDSLMDTIDAFVELHEINSHCSRSWISLQRSIASAFLLVANDDSPQTWELIDRLETVLADHVYADGHEDPNSRTDSVKHLASSLRALHEIRDAFHEAKPAPPADAPSSLPMGFPSPPSVDADMLPPPAPVVSVGLSMEDWNMRHILGRVPDVMLFPSMSGIGPAV, encoded by the exons ATGCCCATCTATCCCATCCGACGCCGCCCCCGCGAGTGTAAAACTTGCCTGGCCTGTCGCGCGAGCAAAGTCCGCTGCGATCGCAACTTGCCCTGCAGCAATTGCGTCAAGCGCAACTTCAACTGCTCCTACAGCAGTCGCCCGCCGCCCAACAAACCCGCGATCACCTACGCGTCGGCCACTGAGACCTCCACGCCCTCGCAGCCTTTCTCCTTCAGCACTTCATACCAATCATCCCGACAACAAtcccggccaccaccaccgccagagCATCGCTATGACCCGTACACGGAGCCCTCCGGCGGTCCCGTCTCCACCGACGACGGCGAAGTCGTGGATATTTCGCAGTCGGAGTGGGACGAGATCAATACCAAGACGGTCGCCATGGAACAGCTCCTCGGCAGCCTGCAGTCGCTGTTTAATGCACACCCCGCGAAGAACAGCGACCGGGCATCAGACGTGGAGACCCGCGGATCCGGCCTGCTGAAAAGCGGCCCTGTTCATTTTGGGTCTCGCTCCGTGCTCGCTGATCTCCTGGATAAATCGAAGCGCTCAGAGGATATGGCGCAGGCGCTGCCGCAGGATGAATTGCTGGCCGAGCTCGCGCTTGGGAATGAATCGGCTGCATACCCGTTTGTAGATCTGTGGTCCTCGGACCCGGTCACGTTTAATATTGCCGGGGTGTGCGCCATCCTGCCAGACGATGAACAGTGTCGTCG ATTCCTCGGGTTCTACAAAGACATCGGCGCCGTGTTGTATCCGGTGTTGCCTGACCTGTCTGAACTGGAGCGTAACATGAATCGCCTGCTCGAGGGCCGGCGGAGGGACGAAGGTGTGTATCGATCCAACAACGAGAGCCTGGTCAAGCCGTTTGGCATGAGCCTACATTTCCTCAGCCTGCTGTTCGCCGTGCTCGCTGCGGGATGCCAGCTGTCGGACCTTTCGGATCGTGATCGTGAATTGACCTCGTGGGTATATG TTTCCTGTGCATACCAATGTCTGCGCATGTTGAACTATGTTTCGCAACCCTCAGTAGAGGTCGTCCAGATTCTGCTCATTATTGGCAACGTACTGTCGTACAACATGAATGCAGGGGCTTCGTACACCATGCTCG GTATGACAGAGCGCATGTGTATGGTCTTGGGGCTGCACGTCGAGTCGACAGGGTATTCATTCGCCGAGCAGGCGATTCGAAGACGTGTCTG GTGGGCGATGGCGTTCCAGAACAGCCACTTCTCTCTAGCATATGACCGGCCATCTATCACGATGGTCAGCCAGCCTGAGATCCCGTTCAGTAGCAAATCGATGCCGGGACATCGGACGTACTTCGAGACGCTCTGTCAAATTGTGTCCCTGGCATTGGAAATTCTGCGATCCCGTATGCGTCCGGAATCATCGCATTCACCGTTTCACGAAATTCGCGAGTACAAACAGCGTATTCAGAGGACGCTTGCCGAAGCATCGCCGCACCTGCGGTATCGAGAGCAATGTCGTACATTGGGGGAGCATATCGAGCGAACCGATTTGCGACTTCACTCCTCGTATCTCCTTTCACTACTGTGCCGAGTATCCCTGGATCACCATGCCCATCTTGATGGTCAGCGGCGCTCGATCATTCGTGAGGATTGTATCGACAGTCTGATGGACACGATTGACGCCTTCGTCGAGCTCCACGAGATTAACTCGCATTGCTCCCGATCATGGATCAGTCTACAGAGGAGCATCGCGTCAGCATTTCTTCTCGTCGCCAATGACGATAGTCCACAAACATGGGAGCTTATCGATCGCCTCGAGACGGTCCTGGCCGACCATGTATATGCCGATGGCCACGAAGACCCTAATAGCCGCACAGACTCTGTGAAGCATCTAGCTTCGTCACTTCGAGCTCTGCATGAAATTCGCGACGCATTTCATGAGGCTAAACCGGCACCACCAGCAGATGCACCGAGCTCCTTGCCGATGGGTttcccatctcctccatctgtAGATGCTGATATGCTgccgccgcctgctccagtAGTCTCTGTTGGGTTATCCATGGAAGACTGGAATATGCGTCATATCTTGGGTCGGGTCCCCGATGTTATGCTGTTTCCTAGCATGAGCGGGATCGGTCCAGCTGTTTGA